The Bacillota bacterium DNA segment TTGCTCATCCGCATTGTCTTTCAGCCTGAGCTGCTGCGCAGCGGCCACCACGTCCGGAATGGCGCTCCACACCTGCGCTACGCGGGTATGTTCCCGCGACTTCGAAACCCACACGAGGAACTCAGCTGTGCCCGAGTTCCCCAGCACCGGTGAGGACGTCAGCCCCATCACACCGAAACCCTTGTGATCGAAGTAGCTTACGAGGCGGGCAAGCACCTCCCTGTGGACGTCCGGGTCGTCTGCTGCGGCAGGCCTCGAGTCCTCGAAGAGGGGCTTGACGAGCGCCACGATGTCACCCTGTCCCGCGACAAGGCGTGCAACGATCGGAACGGCTTTTGTTAAGGACAAGTAGGAGAGGTCCACCACCGCCATCTCGGGGGGAGGCACGAGATCCTCCGGATCCAGGTCACTGATGTTTGTGCGCTCGAGGCAAACCACAGCCGGACTCGCTCGCAGTTTTCCCGCAAGCTGACCGAAGCCCACGTCGACAGCGTAAACGAGTCTAGCTCCTCTCTGGAGCAGGCAATCGGTGAAGCCTCCTGTCGATGCACCCGCATCGAGAACAACCCTTCCAGAAACGTCCAGTCCGAACTGGCGAAGAGCATGGTCCAGCTTGAGCCCGCCCCGTCCCACGAAGGGCATGTCGATACCCTTCACGCGCACGTCCGCGTCAGCAGGAACGAGCGTGCCGGGCTTATCCTCGCGATGTCCGTCCACCAGCACCTTGCCCGCCATGATGTAGCCCATGGCCGCGCGGCGGTTCTCCAAGAGCCCACGATCGACCAAGAGCTCGTCAAGTCGCTTCTTCTTCGCACATCTCACCACCCAGGTCATCCCCTTTCATCCCTGTCTCTCGCCATCCCCATCTATAAGCACGACATGAGTACGAGTCGCCTGATTCCCCCCTCGGAATACAAAAGCCACAGTCTTCCAAGGGACGAAGACTGTGGCCCCGCGGTACCACCCTTCTTGACAGGCTCGCGTCAGTCGTGAAGCACACTTACGCCAGGCGAACCTGACCTCTCTATTGCCAGGCACAGGTCGAGCGACCGATGCCCTCCCCTCATAACGGTGGGGTTCCGGCACAGCCTACTCGCGGTTCCGCCACGTGGTCGCATCAGAGCGCGATCACAGCGGAGCGGCCCTCTTCCCGCGCTCTCTGTCCCCCCGAGCCCGGGCGCTCTTGTGAACGCTTTCAGCCTGCGGTTCTGGAGCGAACTTCGACGGAAGCTGGCCCGGGCACGCTCGCAGTCCTCGACGCGCCCTCCCTTGGGGCCTCATTCCGTGTACTCCTCTCCTTCATTGCCTTTCCATGGTTTCTGTTGTTATGTACTATATAGTATGCGCTCCTCGCGATCCCCTCTCACGTGCGAGCCGTTCGCCGTGCTGAGACATTTGGCCGCACGTCTATCACGTCTCTATTGAGTCACCAACATCCTGTAGATGAGATAAGCCGTGATCGACCCCGTGAGCTCGAAGACCCGCCAGAAGAAGTCCGCTCCTAGCATCAAGGAACCACGTCCTTTCAGAGATCTGGGTCGGACTCTTTGGGTCTCATTATAGCACAGGCCTTCCTGAGCTCGCAACAAGGATTATCCGGCTTGAGCGCCACACCCTCCCCGGCCTGCCCCTCTCTGCCTTACGGCCTCGTACATCAGGATGGCGCCGGCCACTGCAACATTGAGCGACTCCACGCCGCCCGGCATCGGGATCCTCACGCGACCGTCGCACGTCTCCAGAGCGCTCTCCGATGGCCCGAAAGCTTCGCCACCCACGAGCACCGCGCTCGGCCCGGTGAAATCCCATTCATAGCACGGCGTCCCAGATCTGACGTCCCCCGCGACCACGGAAAGTCCGTGGGTCCTGAGGACTGAGACCGCCTCAAGAGAGTCGGTCCTCTCCTCGATGGGTATCCTGAAAAGGCTTCCCATGGTCGCCCGAACGCACTTTGGGTTGTATGCATCAACCGTTCCCCGGGTGGTGATGACGCCTGCCACGCCCAAGGCAGCGGCGGTGCGGATGAGCGTTCCAAGATTACCCGGGTCCTTCACACCGTCGACCACCAGGACAAGCGGGTTCCCAGATAGGTTAACCGTCCCGCCGGGGATCTCCGCAACGGCCACGATGCCTTGGGGAGTCTCTGTGTCGGATACCGCTGCGAGCACCTCCTCCGTGACCTCGATAACTTGCGTGCCCGCGGCCTCAAGGCGCTCGACGAGCGTCCGCCCGGTCTCGACACGAAGAAGATGCGGGGTGACTAGGGCTTCGTGCATCCTAGCCCCCGCATCCACAGCTTCCTCTATGCTCCGAGCTCCCTCGAGGAGAAACCGTCGCGTCGCCGCCCGGTGTTCACGACGACCGAGCTTCCTGATTTCTTGAACTCGCGGGTTGCGACGGCTCGTTATCATGACAACCACCAGTTGCCGGTCGACACTATGGCGCCCTTTCCTCGCCTACTGCTCGCCGCCGCCAGTTGCCTTCGCGAGCTTGACAAGCTCGCCGAAAGCATTCTGATCGTTCATGGCGATCTCAGCGAGGACTTTCCTGTTTATGTCAACTCCCGCTTTGTGCAGGCCGTCCATGAAGCGGCTGTATGACATGCCATTCATGCGGGCAGCGGCGTTGATCCTGGCGATCCAGAGCTTGCGGAAATCCCTCTTCTTGTTGCGCCTGTCCCTGTACGCGTACTGCAGGGACTTCATGACGGCTTCGTTTGCCCGTCGAAAGATCTTGCTCTTCGCGCCTGTGAACCCTTTAGCCATTTTCAGGATCTTCTTGTGCCGCCGCCTTGTGACGAATCCGCCTTTCGCTCTCGGCATCGTAGCTTCCTCCTCAGGTTCAGCGTGGATCGGTTTGCGCCGTCGACCCTTCCGTCATGCATGCCGCAGGAGCCTTTTCACCCTGGCGGCATCTCCGGGCGCAAGCACCGCGGGTTCCCGGAGGGACCTCTTGACTTTACCGGACTTCTTGCCGGTATTGTGTCCGCCGTAGGCCTTGTCCCTCACGATTCTGCCCGAACCCGTCATCCTGAACCTCTTGGCGGCTCCTTTATGAGTTTTGACCTTGGGCACTTCATGTCTCTCCTTTTGCCGGCACACGCCATGACGGCACGCGCCGTCTTCATCGTCCACGATCATCAGCGCATCCCTGCGCGCCCTGCCCTTCGTGACCTATCCTACCTGTCTTGGGGCGAGGACCATGATCATGTGCTTGCCCTCGACCTTGGGCTCCCGTTCGATAACCCCGTAGTCCTTGACCTCCTCGGCGAGGTCCAACAGCAATGCCCGCCCTATGTCGGCGTGAACGATCTCGCGGCCACGGAACCTGACGGTGGCCTTGACCTTGTCCCCGTCCTGAAGGAATTTCTGAGCGTTCCTGACCTTGACCTGGAAATCATGGCCCTCTATCTTAGGGGTCATTCTGACTTCCTTGATGTCCATGGTCCGCTGCTTCTTTCGGGCCTCTCTGTCGCGCTTGGCCTGCTCATACTTGTACTTGCCATAGTCGAGCAATCTGCACACAGGCGGTTTAGCGCTAGGTGCCACCTCAACGAGGTCAAGGCCCCTTTCCGCTGCGATCCGGAGGCCTTCCCTGACCACCATGATCCCGAGCTGTTCGCCATTCTCATCGATCAGTCTGATCTCCCGAGCCCGGATCGCCTCGTTCACCCTCAAGTCTTTGGCGATTGTGCCTCACCCCCAGATTCAATGACTCGTATCGATAGTCGGTACGCAAAGAGCGGGCCGACCGCCCGCTCATGACACAACCACGCACCAGCGCGCAGCCTTGGCCGCACCCGGCACAGGCTACGCGGACACGCGACCTTGCTAGCAACCCTGCCGTAGTTACCTTGTGGTACAGCCCTCTACTCAGGAGGGCATCAGAAGGGCGCCGCAAGGTGAGAAGCAGACGGCTTCCACTTGCACAACCACGAGTGTCTATGGAGTTTTGCAGAGTCCTGCCGATGTGCGCCGCCCTGTCCCGCGGACCCTGGCGCGACACAAGCAAAACGCAAATGCTTCGGCCGGCCGGGGACCGGCCGACTGTGGCGCTTTTGAGTATAGCACAACGCATGCCAGCGGTCAATCGTGGTCTGGAGTACTCAACCACGGACAACTCACGGGGGCAACCGGCTCGCGAGCGCGCTCGCCACCGGTAAGCGCCCTTCGGTCTGGGCGATCCCTCACGCCTTCCTCTCGATGTCCCCAAAGAGCCGCGCCTTGAATTCCGCCAACGACATCGGGCCCAGGTCGCCATCGGCGCGTGAGCGCACCGAGACCGTGCCCCGCTCGGCTTCTCTGTCGCCCGCAACTAGCATGTAGGGCACTTTCTCCAGCTGGGCCTCGCGGATTTTGTACCCCATCTTCTCGCTGCGATCGTCCACGTCGACCCTGGCCTTCATGTCCATGAGCTCAGAGGCGACCTGTCGCGCGTAGTCAACATGCCGGTCCGCGACGGGAATCACCCTCACCTGAACCGGCGCAAGCCATACGGGAAACGCTCCCGCATAGTGCTCGACCAGGCCCGCGACGAACCGCTCCATGGAACCCAGAACCGTGCGGTGTATCATGACCGGGCGGTGCCGGGCGTTGTCTTCGCCGACATACTCTAGGTCGAATCGCTTCGGGAGGTTGAAGTCCACCTGAATAGTGGGGCCCTGCCACCCGCGGCCGAGCGCGTCCTTGACCTTGACGTCGATCGCGGGGCCATAGAACTTGGCTTCGCCCTCCATCCTCGTATATGAGAACCCCTTTCGCCCGAGCGCGGCCATGAGCGCTCCCTCGGCCATGTCCCACACTTCGTCGGAGCCGACGTACTTGCCTTTGTCCGCCGGATCCCGCACGGAGAGCTCCATGTCGTAGTCCTCATAGCCGAATGACTCCATCATGAATTGCACGAGGTCGAGCACTCCCACGAGCTCATCCTCGAGCTGGTCAGGACGCATGAAGAGATGAGCGTCGT contains these protein-coding regions:
- the rpmI gene encoding 50S ribosomal protein L35, with amino-acid sequence MPKVKTHKGAAKRFRMTGSGRIVRDKAYGGHNTGKKSGKVKRSLREPAVLAPGDAARVKRLLRHA
- a CDS encoding RNA methyltransferase, whose protein sequence is MITSRRNPRVQEIRKLGRREHRAATRRFLLEGARSIEEAVDAGARMHEALVTPHLLRVETGRTLVERLEAAGTQVIEVTEEVLAAVSDTETPQGIVAVAEIPGGTVNLSGNPLVLVVDGVKDPGNLGTLIRTAAALGVAGVITTRGTVDAYNPKCVRATMGSLFRIPIEERTDSLEAVSVLRTHGLSVVAGDVRSGTPCYEWDFTGPSAVLVGGEAFGPSESALETCDGRVRIPMPGGVESLNVAVAGAILMYEAVRQRGAGRGGCGAQAG
- a CDS encoding YqzL family protein codes for the protein MLGADFFWRVFELTGSITAYLIYRMLVTQ
- the infC gene encoding translation initiation factor IF-3, giving the protein MAKDLRVNEAIRAREIRLIDENGEQLGIMVVREGLRIAAERGLDLVEVAPSAKPPVCRLLDYGKYKYEQAKRDREARKKQRTMDIKEVRMTPKIEGHDFQVKVRNAQKFLQDGDKVKATVRFRGREIVHADIGRALLLDLAEEVKDYGVIEREPKVEGKHMIMVLAPRQVG
- a CDS encoding TlyA family RNA methyltransferase yields the protein MVRCAKKKRLDELLVDRGLLENRRAAMGYIMAGKVLVDGHREDKPGTLVPADADVRVKGIDMPFVGRGGLKLDHALRQFGLDVSGRVVLDAGASTGGFTDCLLQRGARLVYAVDVGFGQLAGKLRASPAVVCLERTNISDLDPEDLVPPPEMAVVDLSYLSLTKAVPIVARLVAGQGDIVALVKPLFEDSRPAAADDPDVHREVLARLVSYFDHKGFGVMGLTSSPVLGNSGTAEFLVWVSKSREHTRVAQVWSAIPDVVAAAQQLRLKDNADEQSEQRQASGCGQGPQGKDEASAAEYVLPEMRG
- the rplT gene encoding 50S ribosomal protein L20; amino-acid sequence: MPRAKGGFVTRRRHKKILKMAKGFTGAKSKIFRRANEAVMKSLQYAYRDRRNKKRDFRKLWIARINAAARMNGMSYSRFMDGLHKAGVDINRKVLAEIAMNDQNAFGELVKLAKATGGGEQ